The following are from one region of the Amycolatopsis sp. QT-25 genome:
- a CDS encoding PQQ-dependent sugar dehydrogenase, producing the protein MTLAVLPAPPAGAAPTDHESEAATISRGAVEKNHAGYSGTGFVNFDNVVGSYVEYTVNAAQAGTRTLTFRYANGTTIDRPVSLSVGGTVAGTLSFAGTGAWTTWKTVTKDVTLAAGVNRIRTTATTANGGPNADKLTVSGVVDAEAPTPPMNLAAKDIQARSATFTWEAATDNVGVVRYDVMRGGNVLKTVDGNTLTATVDNLRPNTAYDISVGAFDAAGNPSQQSNVVQFTTPSSGDTTPPTVPGNLRSTSVTANSVSLAWNASTDDSGTIAGYDVYQGTTKVATTPSLEATITGLTANTSYTFTVKARDLDGNVSAASNALTAKTSGVAGGGIPEYDKDITKVDLAWSVDFLPDGTALATERDRFEILRITQSGEKTTVGKVPGAVGTNGEGGLLGIAISPNYATDHAIYLYHTASGDNRVVKMTYDKGKLSSASTPVLTGIAKNRYHNGGRLRFGPDGKLYVTAGDGQNKDTAQNKGSLNGKILRVDPDGSAPNDNPFFSTGGNARYVWSFGHRNPQGLAWDSRGRLWASEFGDGKLDELNLIQKGGNFGWPRCEGTEGSCGGTVAPKKTWSTGSGGPSGIEIVNDWIYVAAVTSEQLFATRINAAGTGVGSVQSLFSGRWGRLRSVTKTPDGGLWVTSTNADKNGGTPSGIDNVVVRLKFPGTSQPGAFKLTSSAFADNASIPDEFTCAGDGTAGQDTSPPLAWSAGTTGAKGYAVVFADVADNGNKLHWAIWDIPASSGSTVSLPEGLEAGYTVPDQNGAKQKAMGSGANSKKYFGPCPGGSSHPYTFTLYALKSATVPGLSSSSTMAQIETAIKNASTANVELRGRSSAAS; encoded by the coding sequence ATGACCCTCGCCGTCCTGCCGGCTCCGCCCGCCGGCGCGGCACCGACCGACCATGAATCCGAAGCCGCGACGATCTCCCGAGGCGCCGTCGAAAAGAACCACGCCGGCTATTCCGGCACCGGGTTCGTCAACTTCGACAACGTCGTCGGCAGCTACGTCGAGTACACGGTGAACGCCGCACAGGCCGGGACCCGGACGCTGACTTTCCGCTACGCCAACGGAACCACGATCGACCGGCCGGTTTCCTTGAGCGTCGGCGGGACCGTCGCCGGCACGCTGTCCTTCGCCGGGACCGGTGCGTGGACCACCTGGAAGACCGTCACCAAGGACGTCACCTTGGCCGCCGGGGTGAACAGGATCCGCACCACCGCGACGACCGCGAACGGCGGGCCCAACGCGGACAAACTGACCGTGAGCGGAGTGGTCGACGCAGAGGCACCGACCCCGCCGATGAATTTGGCCGCCAAGGACATCCAGGCCCGCAGCGCCACCTTCACCTGGGAAGCCGCGACGGACAACGTCGGCGTGGTCCGCTACGACGTCATGCGCGGCGGCAACGTGCTCAAGACCGTCGACGGCAACACCCTCACCGCGACCGTCGACAACCTGCGGCCGAACACGGCCTACGACATCTCGGTCGGTGCCTTCGACGCGGCCGGAAACCCTTCGCAGCAAAGCAATGTCGTCCAGTTCACGACGCCGTCCAGCGGGGACACCACGCCGCCGACGGTGCCGGGGAACCTGCGATCGACGTCGGTGACCGCGAACAGTGTCTCCCTGGCGTGGAACGCTTCCACGGACGACAGCGGCACCATCGCCGGCTACGACGTCTATCAGGGCACCACGAAGGTCGCGACGACACCTTCGCTCGAAGCCACGATCACCGGGCTGACGGCGAACACGTCGTACACGTTCACGGTGAAGGCGCGTGACCTCGACGGCAACGTCTCGGCCGCGAGCAACGCATTGACCGCGAAGACGAGCGGCGTCGCGGGCGGTGGAATCCCCGAGTACGACAAGGACATCACCAAGGTGGACCTCGCCTGGTCGGTCGACTTCCTGCCGGACGGCACGGCGCTGGCGACCGAACGGGACCGGTTCGAGATCCTGCGGATCACACAGTCGGGTGAGAAGACCACGGTCGGCAAGGTGCCCGGCGCGGTCGGCACCAACGGCGAGGGCGGTCTGCTCGGCATCGCGATCTCGCCGAACTACGCCACCGATCACGCGATCTACCTGTACCACACGGCATCCGGCGACAACCGGGTCGTGAAGATGACCTACGACAAGGGGAAGCTGTCCTCGGCGTCGACGCCGGTGCTCACCGGGATCGCCAAGAACCGCTACCACAACGGCGGACGGCTGCGTTTCGGGCCGGACGGCAAGCTCTACGTCACCGCCGGCGACGGGCAGAACAAGGACACCGCGCAGAACAAGGGGTCGCTCAACGGCAAGATCCTGCGGGTCGATCCCGACGGCTCGGCGCCGAACGACAACCCGTTCTTCTCCACCGGCGGCAACGCCCGCTACGTCTGGAGCTTCGGTCACCGCAACCCGCAGGGCCTGGCGTGGGATTCCCGTGGCCGACTGTGGGCTTCGGAGTTCGGCGACGGCAAGCTGGACGAGCTGAACCTGATCCAGAAGGGCGGCAACTTCGGCTGGCCCCGGTGCGAGGGCACCGAGGGCTCCTGCGGTGGCACTGTCGCGCCGAAGAAGACCTGGTCGACCGGTTCCGGCGGGCCGAGCGGGATCGAGATCGTCAACGACTGGATCTATGTCGCGGCCGTCACCAGTGAGCAGCTCTTCGCCACCCGGATCAACGCGGCGGGCACCGGCGTCGGCTCGGTGCAGTCGCTGTTCTCCGGCCGCTGGGGCAGGCTCCGCTCGGTCACCAAGACACCGGACGGCGGCCTGTGGGTCACCTCGACCAACGCGGACAAGAACGGCGGCACGCCGAGCGGGATCGACAACGTCGTGGTGCGGTTGAAGTTCCCCGGTACCTCGCAGCCGGGAGCCTTCAAGCTGACCAGTTCCGCGTTCGCCGACAACGCATCGATCCCGGACGAGTTCACCTGCGCCGGTGACGGCACCGCCGGCCAGGACACCTCGCCGCCACTGGCGTGGAGTGCCGGGACCACCGGAGCCAAGGGCTACGCGGTCGTTTTCGCCGACGTGGCCGACAACGGCAACAAACTGCACTGGGCGATCTGGGACATCCCGGCGTCCTCGGGGTCCACAGTGTCGCTGCCCGAGGGCCTCGAAGCGGGTTACACGGTTCCGGATCAGAACGGCGCGAAGCAGAAGGCCATGGGCAGCGGAGCGAACTCGAAGAAGTACTTCGGCCCCTGCCCCGGTGGCTCCAGCCATCCCTACACGTTCACGCTCTACGCCCTGAAATCGGCGACGGTGCCGGGCTTGTCCTCGTCCTCGACGATGGCGCAGATCGAGACGGCGATCAAGAACGCCTCGACGGCCAACGTCGAACTGCGCGGCAGATCCAGCGCCGCGTCCTGA
- a CDS encoding PPOX class F420-dependent oxidoreductase translates to MREMSRDEWWDFASAGTRTGMLGLVRADGAPIVTPVWFLLNEGPDGDELIFTTGTETLKGKALRRDPRLSLAVDDQKPPFSYVQFTAEAVLHNDLDEMLEWATKLGGRYMGAEQADAYGKRNAVPEESLVRAKITKVIARADIAG, encoded by the coding sequence ATGCGTGAAATGAGCCGGGACGAATGGTGGGATTTCGCGAGCGCGGGCACGCGAACGGGCATGCTCGGCCTGGTCCGCGCCGACGGGGCGCCGATCGTGACGCCGGTGTGGTTCCTGCTGAACGAGGGGCCGGACGGCGACGAGCTGATCTTCACCACCGGCACGGAGACCCTCAAGGGGAAGGCGCTGCGGCGCGACCCACGGCTCTCGCTGGCCGTCGACGACCAGAAGCCGCCGTTCTCGTACGTGCAGTTCACCGCCGAAGCCGTGCTGCACAACGATCTCGACGAGATGCTCGAGTGGGCGACCAAGCTCGGTGGCCGGTACATGGGCGCCGAGCAGGCCGATGCCTACGGCAAGCGAAACGCCGTGCCCGAGGAGTCGTTGGTGCGCGCGAAGATCACGAAGGTGATCGCGCGGGCCGACATCGCCGGCTGA
- a CDS encoding type II toxin-antitoxin system prevent-host-death family antitoxin, whose protein sequence is MSVQHEISQRDLRNRSGEIMDAVEHGETFTVTRSGSPIAQLVPLCRRHAVSRDRFATGSANAPLIDADRFHTDLDDAFAGEADDPYGR, encoded by the coding sequence ATGAGCGTTCAGCACGAGATCTCCCAGCGTGATCTCCGGAACCGGTCCGGCGAGATCATGGACGCGGTCGAGCACGGGGAGACCTTCACCGTGACCCGCAGCGGTTCGCCCATCGCCCAGCTGGTTCCGCTGTGTCGCCGGCACGCCGTTTCCCGGGACCGGTTCGCCACCGGCTCGGCGAACGCTCCGCTCATCGACGCGGACAGGTTCCACACGGACCTCGACGACGCTTTCGCGGGGGAGGCGGACGATCCCTATGGCCGCTGA
- a CDS encoding type II toxin-antitoxin system VapC family toxin, whose protein sequence is MAAEVHGLLDTNILILRRAIDHAQLPDLMSISTITLAELSAGPHYAGDPAERARRTDLLQRVESEFDPLPFGTEAARIFGRVSASVLAVSRTPRRRVADLMIASVAIAHRMPLYTTNPQDFEGLKELLDVVPVTRPGN, encoded by the coding sequence ATGGCCGCTGAGGTTCACGGCCTGCTCGACACGAACATCCTCATCCTCCGGCGCGCGATCGACCACGCCCAGCTGCCGGACTTGATGTCGATCAGCACGATCACGCTCGCCGAGCTCTCCGCGGGGCCGCATTACGCCGGCGACCCGGCCGAGCGGGCCCGGCGTACGGACCTGCTGCAGCGGGTGGAGTCCGAATTCGACCCGCTGCCCTTCGGTACCGAGGCGGCCCGGATCTTCGGCCGGGTGTCGGCTTCCGTGCTCGCGGTGAGCAGGACGCCCCGGCGCCGCGTGGCCGACCTGATGATCGCCAGCGTGGCCATCGCGCATCGAATGCCCCTGTACACCACCAACCCGCAGGATTTCGAGGGCCTGAAGGAACTTCTCGACGTCGTTCCGGTCACCCGGCCGGGAAACTGA
- a CDS encoding winged helix DNA-binding domain-containing protein — protein MTFRIGIRQRRARLATRHRLTTPADSVHAAADAVVALHATDPASVHLSAWARVKGDGVAEVEKALYDERTLIRMLGMRRTVFVVGHENAALVQAACSADIAKKQRRLLEQHLGTQGHPENVPDPQRWLAEVEDATERALKARGSATAQQLAEDEPRLRQQLVMSKGKPYEAIANVTSRVLFQLAVDGRIVRGRPRGSWISSQYYWAPMADWLPQGLAGWDADEARAELARRWLYAYGPAPIADLRWWTGWTVGQTKKALAAVQPIEVDLDGVPGVLLADDLEPVPEPEPWVALLPSLDPTSMGWLERDWYLGPHKAPLFDGTGNIGPTVWADGRIVGGWAQRLDGEVVHHLLEDVGTDVERAVEAEANHLAEWFGEVRVTPRMRTPLERRLAQRS, from the coding sequence GTGACCTTCAGGATCGGCATCCGGCAGCGCCGCGCCCGCCTCGCGACCCGCCATCGCCTCACCACGCCCGCGGACTCGGTGCACGCCGCCGCGGACGCGGTCGTCGCGCTGCACGCCACCGATCCCGCGTCGGTGCACCTGTCGGCGTGGGCACGAGTGAAGGGTGACGGCGTCGCGGAGGTGGAAAAGGCGCTCTACGACGAGCGCACGCTGATCCGGATGCTCGGCATGCGCCGCACGGTCTTCGTCGTCGGGCACGAGAACGCGGCGCTGGTCCAGGCGGCGTGTTCGGCCGACATCGCCAAGAAGCAGCGCCGCCTGCTCGAACAGCACCTCGGCACGCAGGGGCACCCGGAGAACGTGCCCGATCCGCAACGCTGGCTCGCCGAGGTCGAAGACGCGACCGAGCGGGCGCTGAAGGCCCGCGGTTCTGCGACGGCACAGCAGCTGGCCGAGGACGAGCCCCGGCTGAGACAGCAACTCGTGATGTCGAAGGGCAAGCCGTACGAGGCGATCGCCAACGTCACCAGCCGCGTCCTGTTCCAGCTCGCGGTCGACGGCCGCATCGTGCGCGGCCGCCCGCGCGGCAGCTGGATCAGCAGCCAGTACTACTGGGCCCCGATGGCGGACTGGCTTCCCCAGGGCCTCGCGGGGTGGGACGCGGACGAGGCCAGAGCCGAACTCGCCCGCAGATGGCTCTACGCCTACGGCCCGGCCCCGATCGCGGACCTGCGGTGGTGGACGGGCTGGACGGTCGGGCAGACCAAGAAGGCGCTCGCGGCCGTTCAGCCGATCGAGGTCGACCTCGACGGCGTCCCCGGCGTACTGCTCGCCGACGATCTGGAGCCCGTCCCGGAGCCCGAACCCTGGGTCGCGCTGCTCCCGTCCCTCGACCCGACGTCGATGGGATGGCTCGAGCGCGACTGGTACCTGGGCCCGCACAAGGCGCCGCTGTTCGACGGCACCGGGAACATCGGGCCCACCGTCTGGGCCGACGGCCGGATCGTCGGAGGCTGGGCGCAACGTCTGGACGGCGAGGTCGTCCATCACCTTCTGGAAGACGTCGGCACGGACGTCGAACGGGCCGTCGAGGCGGAGGCGAACCACCTGGCCGAGTGGTTCGGAGAGGTGCGAGTCACGCCAAGAATGCGCACCCCGTTGGAGCGACGGCTAGCACAGCGAAGCTGA